The DNA region TCTCTGACCATCTGCTGCCATTTCATGACCTTGTCGATGGTCAGGAGGATGCGTTCACGCCGGAACGGCTTGGTGATGTAGTCATAAGCGCCTTTTCGGATCGCTTCCACCGCAGTATCGATGGTGGCAAACGCCGTCAGGATGACCACCGAGGTCTTGGGCCGGATCTTTTTAGCCTCTTCCAGCAGCTTGATGCCGTCCATTTTGGGCATTTTTAAATCGGTTATCACCAGATCAAAATGATTATTTTTAAACAAATCAAGGGCGCGGAATGGATTGGTTTCGGTGTGCAATTCATGGTCGGTTTCTTCGGAAATAATCCGCTGCAGCAGCAGCAGCATGTCTTTTTCATCGTCGACAACTAAAATTTTACCGACCATTATTCCTCCCGCGGTTTCGTGAGCAATTTAATGGTAAAAAGCGTCCCCTTTTTTTTGCCGAGGTTGGTTTCGGTGGCGCTGACACAATCAATGGAGCCGCCGTACTTTGAAATAATGCCGTAGCTGACAAACAGGCCCAGTCCGGTTCCGGCCCCTTCCGGCTTGGTTGTAAAAAAGGGTTCGAAAATATGATCCATATCTTCGGGACGAATACCGATGCCGTCGTCCTGAAATTGAACAACGGCTTTGCGGCTGCCTTTTTCAAAATCTGTTTTAATCTGCAGGACGCCGCCGTTCTCTATGGCCGCAACGGCATTGTTGATCAGATTTAAAAAGACCTGCTGCAGTTGTCGAAATTCTCCTTTCACCAGCGGGATATTGTCTGCAAACCGGGTGATCAGCTCGATATTATTCATCTCCAGGTTATGCCGCACGACTTTGATGATCTCCGTCAGACAATGATTGAGATCCGAATACTCATAGTCGCCTTCCCCAAAACGGGCGAAACTCAGCAGGTTTTCAACAACCTCCTTGCAATGAAACCCCTGCCGTTCAATGGTCTTCAGATCTTCGTAATTCTGCGAGTTTTTTTCCGTTTTGCGCAGCAGGATGTCACAGAAACCTAAAATAACGCCTAAAGGATTATTGACTTCATGGGCGACTCCGGCCGCCAGGGTCCCCAGTGATGCCAGTTTTTCGGCATTGATCAACTGGTTCTCCAGATTTTTGCTTTCGGTGATGTCACGGGCGATACATAAGACCGATCCGGTTTCGCCGGCTTCATTTTTGATGGGCATGAAATTGGCGCTAAGCCAAATTTCAGTCTCGCCCAAGTTTATTTTAAATTCATCCCGGGCGCTTTTTCCCAGCGTAAAGACCTGGCGTACCAGTTTAACCTGCTTTTCGGTGATTTCATCGGGAAATAAACTGTTGAGGGGTTTGCCCAAAAACTTTTCAGGCCAGCCGCCGAAGAAATTGGCCGTAAAACTGTTCATGGATTGAAACCGGCCGTCAGCATCCACCGTAAAGATAAAGTCCTCGGCGCTTTCCACCAGGGAACGGTATTTTTCTTCTGATTTTTTCAGCTCTGCGGTTCGTTGTGCAACCGTCTTTTCAAGGGTTCGCGACCACCGCAAGACAACAAACAGAACTGTGCCGGCGCCCAGCAGAATGACGGACAGAACGAACCCCTGCAGCAGCAATTGCCATAAAGCTCCTTTTTTCAGGGCGCCTTCAACCTCTGCAACGGGGGCGACCACCGCCACCGACCACTGCTGGGGCGGATTAGCGGATACGGCAATGGGGGTATAGGCGATCAACTTTTTGACTTTTCCGATAATGCCGCGGTGCCAGCCGGAAATATACCAGTCAACACCCTCCAAGCCTTTGAGCATTTTCTCTTGCTGAATAAAATTGATAACATTATAGGATAAACTGGGGTCTTTTTCTTTTCTAACTTCGGAGGCGTTTTTCCCTACAAAATCGGAAACAGGATGGAAAAGGAAGATTCCGTTTTGATCGATTACCCAGGCATAGCCGGTTTTACCGGAACGGATGCTGCTGAGAAAGGGAGTCAGCAACCATGAAACGTTAACGTTGAATATTAACAGTTTTGATGCATCGCCGGCAAGCGGCAAAGCGAGGGTGAGGATGATGCCGTGCGGCTTAATTTGCGGTTGCGATATGACAGCATCGCTGCCGGCCGGTTGATCCGATGTCGGCAGTTTGATTTGAATGTCATCGGCATCTTCGGTAACAGACCAACGACTGTACGGCAAGTAGCGATAGCTGTTGCGGCTGTGAAGATCGGCGACTTCTATGCGCCAAACACCGCTTTCAATGACGCGATGGAAGCTTTTCTGGATTATTTCCAGATTGGCCGTCGGTTCAAATGGTTCAGCGGAAATATCTTTACTTAAGAGTTTAATTTCCTTTTTTAAAAAGTCCAGTTCTCTTTCAATTAAAAGACTTACATTGCGGGCAATAATCAGTTGTTGCTGGTTGAACTGTTCGGTAACCAGGTCACGCGTCTGACGGGTTGACTTTAAGCCCATCACCAGGGCGAACGCCAAAAGGACAAGCGTCGCAATGGTCACTGTGATGAAAATTCTTTTATGGATTCCCGGTGGTTGCATTAATTTTATTCCAGCATAGAAAACCGAGCCGTCAGGGTCAGTTCAAAGTTAACCGGATTTGCCTTGGATTATTGTGTTTAAAAATACAAATTCCAAAGACCAAATTACAAACAAATTCCCTCCGGGGGTAGCCAAAACTTGACACCCTGGGCCAGGATTCTTTACTAAATATCCCCGCTTTTTCTCAGCAGCAGTCTGGCTTCCGCTTTTCTGATGCGCTCTTCCTGTTCATCTTTTCGTTTGCGGGCGATTTCCAGTTTCAGCAGCAATTCATCAAAGTCGGCCGGTTTCATCAGGTAGTCGAATGCCCCGAGTTTCATCCCTTCCACCGCCGTTTCAGTGGTTCCGTGACCCGTCAGCATCATCACTTCCACCAGCGGAAATCTTTTTTTGATCTCCCGCAGCGTTTCAATCCCATCCATCCCCGGCATGCGGATATCCAGAATGACGACATCGATGACCTTTTGTCCCAGAATATCCAGGCATTCCCTCCCGCTGTGGGCCGGTGTTACCTTTTCACCGACCTCATTCAACCGGAGGCTGAGCATTTCCACAAAGTCAACTTCGTCATCCACAAGCAATACCCTGGTCGGTATTTTGATCATGTCAGTTATTCTCCTTTTATTTGTTGTAGTATATCGGCATACGTATCTTCCGGCAATTCCATCCGGGGTTCATGCCGCTGCGGCAGCCACACACGAAAGGTCGCTCCCTGACCGAGGCTGCTTTCAACTTCGATATAGCCGCCCAGGCGGCCCAAAATTCCGCGGGTGACAAACAGGCCGAGACCGGTGCCTTCCCCCGGATTTTTGGTGCTGAAAAACGGCTCAAAAATATGTTTCAGGTTTTCCCTGGGAATCCCTGTGCCGGTATCTCGCACCGTCAGTTGAAGGCCGCCCTTGAGGGATTCAATCGTCACCGTGATGCTGCCGCCCTTTCCGGTGGCATGAACGGCGTTGGACAGTAGATTGAGCAGCACCTGGCGCAGTTGGTAAGGATCGCTCCAGATACTGTCGACAGAAGATTCGGCTTTTACTTCCACGGCGATCCCTTTGTCCAGGGCTTCCTTCCTAACCAGTCCGATGGTTTCATCCGCCAGCTCCGGCAGGTTTATGTGCGAAAAAGACGAATCCTGTTTGCGGACAAAACTCAGCAGTTGGTGGGTAATGCGTTTGGCGCGCTCGACTCCCTTCTCGATCTTCTGGAGCGCCAGTTCAAAGTCTTTTTTAAAGGGTGATTCCGCCAGCTCTTTTCTTTTGAGGAGCAGCGTCAGCCATCCGGCCGATTCCCGGATAATGGCCAGCGGGTTGTTGATTTCATGGGCGACACCAACAGCCAGTGTGCCCAGCGACGCCAGGCGTTCGGCTGCGGCCATCTGTTGCTCCATTTTTGCTCTGAACTCGGCCTCTTTGCGCTTTTCCTCCTCACGCAGTATTTTTTCATAAGCCTGCTGAATTTTGCTCAGGAGATGTTCGAATTCAATGGGTTTGGTCAGGTAATCAAAAGCGCCGGATTTGATTCCGTCGACACCGTCCTGGGTGGAGGCATGGCCGGTCAGCAGGATGACTTCGGTTTGGAGGTGCTTCTCCTTAATTTGGGCCAGCACCTCAATCCCTGTCAT from Desulfobacterales bacterium includes:
- a CDS encoding response regulator, whose amino-acid sequence is MKHNELLDNNHHMDTDIRLLLVDDEADFRRALVRRFGRRGLNPEQAGNGQECLAVLADHPVDVVVMDIKMPGMTGIEVLAQIKEKHLQTEVILLTGHASTQDGVDGIKSGAFDYLTKPIEFEHLLSKIQQAYEKILREEEKRKEAEFRAKMEQQMAAAERLASLGTLAVGVAHEINNPLAIIRESAGWLTLLLKRKELAESPFKKDFELALQKIEKGVERAKRITHQLLSFVRKQDSSFSHINLPELADETIGLVRKEALDKGIAVEVKAESSVDSIWSDPYQLRQVLLNLLSNAVHATGKGGSITVTIESLKGGLQLTVRDTGTGIPRENLKHIFEPFFSTKNPGEGTGLGLFVTRGILGRLGGYIEVESSLGQGATFRVWLPQRHEPRMELPEDTYADILQQIKGE
- a CDS encoding response regulator, giving the protein MIKIPTRVLLVDDEVDFVEMLSLRLNEVGEKVTPAHSGRECLDILGQKVIDVVILDIRMPGMDGIETLREIKKRFPLVEVMMLTGHGTTETAVEGMKLGAFDYLMKPADFDELLLKLEIARKRKDEQEERIRKAEARLLLRKSGDI
- a CDS encoding ATP-binding protein: MQPPGIHKRIFITVTIATLVLLAFALVMGLKSTRQTRDLVTEQFNQQQLIIARNVSLLIERELDFLKKEIKLLSKDISAEPFEPTANLEIIQKSFHRVIESGVWRIEVADLHSRNSYRYLPYSRWSVTEDADDIQIKLPTSDQPAGSDAVISQPQIKPHGIILTLALPLAGDASKLLIFNVNVSWLLTPFLSSIRSGKTGYAWVIDQNGIFLFHPVSDFVGKNASEVRKEKDPSLSYNVINFIQQEKMLKGLEGVDWYISGWHRGIIGKVKKLIAYTPIAVSANPPQQWSVAVVAPVAEVEGALKKGALWQLLLQGFVLSVILLGAGTVLFVVLRWSRTLEKTVAQRTAELKKSEEKYRSLVESAEDFIFTVDADGRFQSMNSFTANFFGGWPEKFLGKPLNSLFPDEITEKQVKLVRQVFTLGKSARDEFKINLGETEIWLSANFMPIKNEAGETGSVLCIARDITESKNLENQLINAEKLASLGTLAAGVAHEVNNPLGVILGFCDILLRKTEKNSQNYEDLKTIERQGFHCKEVVENLLSFARFGEGDYEYSDLNHCLTEIIKVVRHNLEMNNIELITRFADNIPLVKGEFRQLQQVFLNLINNAVAAIENGGVLQIKTDFEKGSRKAVVQFQDDGIGIRPEDMDHIFEPFFTTKPEGAGTGLGLFVSYGIISKYGGSIDCVSATETNLGKKKGTLFTIKLLTKPREE